The region gaggtgagtgggcaagCGGAGGTAGGTATTTCCCCACACGGGCTCTCAGATGCTTGTATACAGAGAAGTAGCATGGCTGAGCTACACCGGCAGGTGTAGGGCTGCTCATGTACTTCATTTGCTCTATAGGGGAGCCTGCCATGGTGTTTCAATCAGCAAATAAAGAACATCTTTATATTTTGGGTGTTTGGGTAGAGGCAGTCTAATAGTGCAGCTTTGTTTGCGTTTGAGATCCGCCCTCCCATCCGTCATGAAGCTGCCTAGATGACCAtgaatgcatcatcatcatctttcagcattacctacttcacagggctgttgtgcagaGAACAACCTGTTGTGCAGGTTGtgcaccctacaggtagaacacagctgcgatacaaggacatctgcaagagggatctgaaggccttaggagtggacctcaacaagtgggaaaccctggcctctgagcggcccgcttggaggcaggctgtgcagcgtggcctttcccagtttgaagagacactttgtcaacagtctgaggcaaagaggcaaagaaggaaggcccatagccagggagacagaccagggacagactgcacttgctcccggtgtggaagggattgtcactcccggattggccttttcagccacactagacgctgttccagaaccacctttcagagcgcgataccagagtcttttgagactgaaggttgccaacacacatgtgCAGAGAAAGATTGGGGAGAAAGTATTTTGTTTgccaccctgagatccttggcaGAATTGCAGGATAAACATTTAACATAAGAGAGCCTGGAAGGTGTAGAGGTTTGAGTATAGTCACCCTTAGACCAAATCCAGGTTCAgttccctgctcagtcatgaagcttcctgggtgaccttggaccagtcactatcactTGGCctcaacctacctcacagaattgttgtgaggacaaaaggaggggaggagccatgtactccaccctgagctccttggtggaagagTGGTGCAACAATGTGAGAAATAAATTTAATAATCAGCAGGGGGGCAGAGTCTTTCAGTTTGTGCTCCCTCAAACAACTCCTCCTTTACTGCCCCCTAATATCTCTGCCTTTTATTTGACATCCTTTCAATATCTTCTCAAAATTCACCATATCTCTGTGGAGTCTTGCCACAGCCTCTAATCCCTATAATCAGCTGTTTTGTTGTTATAGGCAGTGCCATCCATGCACCTGCTGAATGGTGCCAtgccccaaggggcttgcagtTTAGAAGGGGACACAAGGGGACAACAAAGGGAGCAGGAGTATGTAGGAGAAGAATGTGCCATTGTTTCAATTGCATGTACTTACAATTGCATGTAAATGTAAATTTTGCACGTTAGAACAAACAGTATGGGGATCTAAAGGGTTGGGCCAAAAGGTTTTTGGAAGCAGTGGGTTTAAGAATGAATTGCTAAGCTGAAGTCTTCATCACTGAAATAACCATATGTTGTTTTCCTACAactctctccttcctttgttGCCTCCCTCTGTCAAATTTTAGACCGTAAGCTCCTCGAGGCAGTAACTTTGCTCTCTTATTCAGTAAAGAGCCATACAAAGTGATAGTACTTGTGTAAATAAACAACTGTAGCAACACATTTTCTATTTGGTTGCCTGGAGGCTGTTTTTGCTCACCACAGTCGAACAGGCAATGGCTATTTACAAGCTTGGCACATGCTGTCTAGGGATGAGCTTATTTCTCTATAAAAGGGACACTTGTTTAATCCGTTAAAACACAACAGTCCTGTACTTTTGAAAGTAAAGAAGCTGTATCAGCTGTATCCTAAAATGAGGCTGTTTTATCCAGTAGATATGGTAGCACCTCTTATTTGGGGTCTGATATATGATGTATTAGTAAATTTGATAGTGCCTTAACCCTCCTGGGAGAGATACAATTTAGACAGcaaaaaccccccccccccaaaacccatTTGGATTGTATCGTTTTCAGATATCTGTCTTGCTGAATCAGCAATAAATCTAATCTGAGTCTGGCGTCTCCAATTCTGGTAAACACAAAAGAATCTTGTTAGTTCCGATAATATATGCTAGTGCTTTAGAGGCCCTGTTGGTCGAACTGTACACTAAGGCATCCGTATTTTGTGTGCATGCTTTTTATCTCTCTAGTGGGGTAGGAGGGCTTTAACATTAAAGGATCCCCCatcttactctttttttttttttcctcttctctctctgtctcccctgCAGCCGGGTAGTGTTGCCTTGCTCTGTGGAGGAGGTAAGTTTCATTTACAGGCACTGCTATTATGGGGGAGTTCGTAGTCTTGCTTGCCCCTTGTCAAAGGATTGTGGGTAACAATGGCTTGGCATTAGTCGTCATCACAAGGTTGTGGCTGGAACCACTTGAATGAGAGAAAAATTCTGcaacccaccccttttctctcctcccatcTCTGGCTGGTGTTGAATGGGCAGTATTTACCCTTCtgtcttgttcccccttcccccagtatCAAGTCGGGCAATTATTCTCTGTGGCCGAAGCCAGCAAGAACAACACTGGTGGGGGTGAAGGAATTGAGGTGCTCACCAATGAACCATATGAGCGTGAAGGGGAGAGAGGACAGTACACCCACAAGATCTATCACCTCCAGAGGTAAGGACCGCCCTGGGAGTGGGTGTCAGATGGCTCAGACCTGTTATGATGATGTCTTTACTGTTCCTCTTCTTTGCAGCAAAGTTCCAGGATTCATTAAGATGTTTGCTCCTGAGGGGTCACTAGTCGTCCATGAGAGAGCCTGGAATGCCTATCCCTATTGTCGAACaggtgagccctgcagagagggAAGGGCACCTGATATTGGGACACTGAGGTTCTCCAGCAGAGGGATTGGTTGAGggggtcacctcaggcagcagttgaCACTCCCATCCGTCACTCCTCCTCCGCTCTAGATTCAAAAAATGATGctaggagaatggagcagaagagaaagtgtggaggagagaagagtggtgggcaaCAAGGAcgtctctagcccaccactcctccACGTTTCCCCTTTAGCTCCATTCTCTCTTCCTTTATTTAATCCAgacatcaggaggaggaggagtaacaGTGGCTGGTGcaccattgggtaaggggggggaGATGTCATGAGTGCATTGTTTTTCAGGCATCAATAGATCTTGGGCCAACTCTAAGGGAAAATGGAGCGGTGATTTTTCAAATTTTCCTTCCTTAAGGAACCTTTTGCAAACAGATGTGTTTGTCAAGGAACCACCGCACTTCTGCCACAGAACCCCAACtatgttgcagaggattctgggaagtAGGGCAAACCTCCAGTTTATGTGAGGGGCTAGCTTGGCCTGCTCAACCTCCTTGTTGCCAGCTGAGAGTGAACACACCCTTGCACAAACAGGGAGGCACCTGGTTGGAGTGGGCAAACAGCCTTTGTTGGCCGCCACTGATTTTCTTATTGAGGAACCCCAAGTTTCTCAGATCATAGTCTGAAACCACTAATAATGTCAGAAGGGATGGAATAGAGAAAGTCTCCGTTCTTGGGGATGAAAGAGATGTCTGGCTTGTTATTTATAGTATAATAAATTGCAGTTTTTACATGGATGCATTCTACCCTTTTAGATATTGGGTAGTTTGTTGGCTTAGAACAGTACTGGGTGTCTTGTAGCTACATGAGTGGGATCTGATAGCCCTTGTTCTGGTCAGGGAACATTTTCTATTCCACTATACTGCATTAattcattttctctctttctcttactCGGTCTCATCTCATCTGCTACAGTTATTACGGTGAGTGACTTGCAGACTGGGTAGTTGTGGGTGGGAAGTTAGGTGGTGTTTTCTAATTATTCACACTACCCTACACTTCATGGGCACCTCTCTGACTTCATGGGCACATCTGTCTCCCCTTCTATCTCCACTAAGCTGGGGCAGTGCCCACCATGTGAAGTCCCACAGGAATTTCCCAGACCATTCTGCATATTGTGTTGGTACAAGTTGTGTGCTGCCTTCAGAACTCAGAGTCCCTAGCAAGCGATTTTGTTGAAAGGGTTCCTGGGTAATCATGTGTTCTTCTATCTGAACAGAATGAATATATGAAGGATGATTTCTTCATCAAAATTGAAACGTGGCACAAACCAGATCTAGGTGACCAAGATAATGTAAGTGAGAGGGTGTGGGTACGCTTACATATACACAAACACACCACTCAAATCTTTCCTCAGAAATAAAAAGGCATTTGATTAATCAGTAATACCACCTCAGCAAGAACAGCTTCACAGCAGAGGTGTTAAATAGCTCATGTAATCACATGTGCATCACATGTGATGCTTCACATGTGTTGCATCACATGTGATGGAAGCATAAAGCACCTGTTGCtcagtttcataagaacataagaacataagaacagccccactggatcaggccataggcccatctagtccagcttcctgtatctcacaggggcccaccaaatgccccagggagcacaccagataacaagagacttcatcctggtgccctcccctacatctggcattctgacttaacccatttctaaaatcaggaggttgcgcatacacatcatggcttgtaccccataatggatttttcctccagaaacttgtccaatccgcttttaaaggcgtctaggctagacgccagcaccacatcctgtggcaaggagttccacagaccacaggttttAAGGTTTCTTAAAACCTTTGAATTttgtaaactttaaaaaaaaaattgtatggcAGAAAAACGAAGCAAAATTAAGCCTATTGTGCCATCATGAAATCAATTGCTGTTTTGTAACATGTTTGTTATGTATGTATAAAATTTAAAAGGTTTTAAGTTAAAGACCTAAgtctttttaatataaaaaaatcaaaatctttctatctgtctttctgtctgtcacatAAGGAATCTTAATTTCCTGTCTTACCTCCACAGGTTCACAGGCTTGATGCTGAGACCTGGAAAGATGTTGAAGTGGTTCATATAGACATTGCCGACCGGACACATGTGTCAGATGATGTAAGAGGCCACTTCGTGTCTTGCACCACTGGCAAATGGGGCCCTGCTTTTCGTGTCAGAGAGTTAGCTCTTTCCCAACTGCTTTCCTACCTGATGTACAGACAAGATTTTCATGAGCCcgccttccttttcttttctgggACTTCTCTGTCCCATCTTCTATTATGTCTATGATCTCTTTTTCAGGATTACAAGCCAGATGAAGACCCAGCTCTCTTCAAATCACTGAAGACAAGCAGAGGCCCACTTGGTCCTGATTGGAAGGTATGTCTGCCCAACAGAAAGTGAGAACTGGCCTTGGTGTGAACTCTACCCAGCTGTGTATCTCCCGGGTCTTTAGGATTATCTGATGCCTGCAAAGAAAGGATTTGGTATTAGTAGTGTGACCCTTAACCTAGCTTCTACTGGGGAGATATTATGCTGAATTGGACTGTGTGTGTGCATTACAAAACAGCCAGTGTTGTCCCGTGACCACAGCGCTGGAGGCATGGGTTTGAGTCTTACCTCTGCACAGGTGGGTACCCACTCATTGAGTGGCCTTTGTCAAGTCTTTGCTCTGCCTCAGTGACTTCAAAGAAAGTGGTGCTAGGGGGGAGGCTGAAGAGTGCAGTGTGAGCCTGGACTCCGGGGTTTTCAGAAGAGACAGGACACTAGAAGCAAGAGGGGTGGTGGGCACTGCATGTGCAATGCCCTCTGTCTATATGAGACATGTTTGCCAAATCTTGTTTTTTAACCTCTTGGCTTCTCTTAGGATTCTGTAGATGTTTCACCTGAGAGGAACCTCTGCATCTTTTGGAATTTCAGTCTCTAGGCTTAACCCTCACAAGAACATACAGACTGCAGTTCTAGATCACATTAATGGTCCACCCGGTGCCGCAGGTTGTGTCCTGCAGTATTCAACCAGAATCCTCCATTCAAGCTGCAAGCAGGGCATAAAGAACATAGCCTttccctgctgcagctgcctcctaGCAGCTGGCAGTTCTGaacccgggtgtgtgtgtgtggtctgtTGAGCtcataaccactgatagaccccTCCAGCATGAATCAGTTTCATCCCTGTTTAACCTTcactgtgtgtttgttttaaagggTAATTTCTTATcccaggaatatttttttttaatggaaactcAAAAGGCagttgcactttttttcttttgaagacATTGTCATCAGCCACATGAGATCCCCAAAGGAAAATGAATTGCCATTTCCTTTCTATGAGCAAACAAGCATCAGGGGTACAATATTATCCCACAAATGAACAGGATTTCTAATTGGAGTCACTTTCTCCCtgagctaagggcccaatcctatccaactttccaatggtgatgcagccccaaggtaagagaacaaatgttcccttaccttgagaagggccTGCATgactccccccctctcccactggctgcatcagtgctggaatgttggataggattggaccctaagtttcatttttttttttacacctgttGATTTTTGTTTTCCCACCCCAGCCATACCATTTCTGTGTGTTAGGGAAGTACTCCTAAATGGCCTCTAGTTGTTCCCCTTTTAAACAGTGTGAATAGACAGTCAAAAGACAGTCCTTCTGAGTAGAAGGAGGTTAGCTTTGATTTTTAGACTTCTCTTACCTTAGACAATACTAAATTCTGTACACaccagggagtaaaccccactgaaataaatagaCCTTGTtcagtagacatgtgtaggattacagCACGCCTGTTGTATACAAAGGTGCAGGGCAAGACACAATTACATGTGgaagtttgtgtgtgtttctctttacaGAACACATGGTGGCGTACATTGTGTATTCTGACTGGATGATTCTgctgtataattttttttcttgggtTCATCTGTAAACACTGCAAAATCTATCTGGTGTAACTAGTTATCCCCAAAACaaaaaagtcatttttttcctgtttccaaATGAGGATTAAAGCCGTCTGAGCTACTGGCCTTCACCATATCTTGTGGAAGCAAATGCCATAAACTAAATATGTGTGATGTGATGATGCATTTTCTCTTGAGTCTCCTGAATCTGCTACCCATTAATTTTATTGGAGTCCCAGAACGATGAATGCAGGAGAAAAGTGGCTATCATTTTGCTACCTTTATCAtggtcctcccctgccccaccttagttatatttcccccccccctccaaattaaAAAATCTccctcctttttcccctttccatCAGCGGGAGCTAGCCAATAACGAGGATTGCCCCCACATGTGTGCCTATAAGCTTGTGACGGTGAAGTTCCGCTGGTGGGGCCTCCAGGGTCGCGTGGAAAAATTTATCCAGAAGGTGAGGTGCAACTGAAGGTCACTGATTCTGGTGTGAAAAGTCATGTTTGTTGGCGCAATCTTGAGACATAGGCTGGGTAGTTTTCTTCCTTTTGAGGGCCTGTGGCCTAACCCTAAAAGGCCTAGCTTGTTCTGGGGGATACTGTGGCACAAGCCTTAGTGCGTTCCCTCCGGGAGAGTGCTGCTTGGATGTCCTGTTTCAGGGCCTCCCTTGCTTTCAGGTCTTAACGTCTTCAACTCTTCTCCTTCTACAGCAAGAAAGACGCCTCTTTACCAACTTCCATaggcagctgttttgctggttgGATAAGTGGGTGGATTTAAGCATGGCAGACATCCGGCGGATGGAAGAGGAGACACAGAGGGAGCTGGACGAGGTACACTGGGGATAGAAGAGCAGGTTGCACGTTGTAGGGTTGCTGCTTTTCTCGTGTGGCAAGCCTCCCATATCTTCATCAAGGAGGGTGTTTCTCATTGGTGGCATTGCACTGAATGCCTTCTCCCATTCAAGGTCAAGGTTCAGTCCCTTGGCATCTTCAGGGAGGGCTTGGAAATCCCTGACTGAGACCCTGCAGAGCTGCTACCACTCACTGTAGCCAGTGCTGAGCTACATACCcttctgtggatctggctcactAGAAGGTAGCTTCCTATGCCATCATCTGACTGTTTGTTCCATTAAAATGCTGGTTTGGCTTGCTGAAAAACCATATGTATGTACTTCTCCCTAATGGACAAGGCCTAGTGGAAGAGAGCAGGCTTGATACTGTGAGCGGGTCTGGCTTGAAAAGTATCCAGCAGCTGAAGGATGTCGTCTTGTTGCAGATGCGCCAGAAGGGCACTGTGAGAGGGATGACTGCCAGCGATGAGTGAGTGTCCCCTGCTGCCTGGGCCCAAGAAGTGACAAGGTAGACAAGTCTGAGGAATGAGGAGGGTGGTGTGTCTGTGGGTGGGATCTTGAGGGCATGGAAAATATTTCTGGC is a window of Tiliqua scincoides isolate rTilSci1 chromosome 5, rTilSci1.hap2, whole genome shotgun sequence DNA encoding:
- the LOC136651186 gene encoding phosphatidylinositol transfer protein beta isoform-like, which produces MVLIKEFRVVLPCSVEEYQVGQLFSVAEASKNNTGGGEGIEVLTNEPYEREGERGQYTHKIYHLQSKVPGFIKMFAPEGSLVVHERAWNAYPYCRTVITNEYMKDDFFIKIETWHKPDLGDQDNVHRLDAETWKDVEVVHIDIADRTHVSDDDYKPDEDPALFKSLKTSRGPLGPDWKRELANNEDCPHMCAYKLVTVKFRWWGLQGRVEKFIQKQERRLFTNFHRQLFCWLDKWVDLSMADIRRMEEETQRELDEMRQKGTVRGMTASDE